The genomic window TTGATCCAAAATTGATGCCTGATATTATTACTAAATATTCGCAAATGGTGGGAATGGAAAGTTATTTAGATCACGAACCATTATTATTATCTGGTGGTCAAAAACAAAGAGTAGCGATTGCTTCGGCTTTAGCATTAACTCCAAAATTAATTATTTTTGATGAAGCCACTAGTATGTTGGACCCTAAGGGAAAAAGAGAAGTAAAAGAAATTATAGTGCAATTAAAAAAATCTCGTGAGAAAACAATTATTTCAATTACACATGATATGGATGAAATTATTAATGCTGATAAGGTATTAGTAATGAATAAAGGAAAAGTTGTTCGTTTTGGTAAACCAGAAGAAATTTTAAAAGAAGTTGATTTTTTAAGAAGTATTCATTTAGATATTCCTTTTATTTTAAAAGTATCTTATGGATTAAAAAAGTATGGTGTTAATATTGAAGAAACATTATATGAAGAGGAATTGGTACAACAAATATGTCAAAAAAATTAATTATTGATAATCCATCTAATTTAATTAAATTTAATAATGTTAGTTATATTTATGCTCCTAAAAGTCCATTCCAATTTCAGGCTTTAAAAAATGTTAATGTTTGAATAAAAGATCATATTATTACGGCAATTATTGGTTCTACTGGTAGTGGAAAATCAACTTTAATTCAACATATTAATGGATTATTAATTCCAACAGTGGGGCAAGTTATTGTTGGCGATTTTCTGATTAAAGCAAAACAAAGAAAAGTTAAAAATCAGAAGTTATTACGAAAATCGGTGGGGTTAGTTTTTCAATTTCCGGAATATCAATTATTTGAAGAAACAATTGAAAAGGATATTATGTTTGGTCCTTTAAACTTTGGTGTTAAAAAAGATGAAGCCCGACTTAAAGCTGCTAAATATTTAAAACTTGTGGGATTAGGTCAAGAATATTTAACTCGTTCGCCTTTTGATTTATCTGGTGGCCAAAAAAGAAGAGTAGCGATTGCTGGAATTTTGGCGATTGAAGGTCATACTTTAATTTTAGATGAACCAACAGCCGGCTTAGATCCTGACGGAGAAGAAGAGTTAATGAAGTTATTTTTTAAATTTAATAAACAAAATAAAAAACGCATTATTCTTGTTACTCATAATATGGATCATGTTTTGCAATACGCTGATGAGGTTGTTGTTTTAAAAAATGGTCAATTGTATCATCAAAGTGTTCCTGTTAGTCTTTTTGCTAATGTTCGATTAATTAAAGAAATTAATATTGAACCGCCAAAAATTTTTCGTTTTTTACAAAAGTTAAAAGATAATGGTTTTGATATTAGTGGTATTAATGCTCGGACTGTTGAAGATCTAGTAACCCAATTAGCACAAAGAATTAATAGTAAATAGAAGGAGTTAGTTTATGAATATATCATTTGGGCGGTATTTGCCATATAATTCTCTTATTCATCGCCTAGACCCTAGAATTAAAATGTTATCAATAATTGCTTTAATTGCAACGGTTTTTATTAGCACTGGTTTTACCGGTTATATTTTAACCGGAACAGTAATTATTAGTATTTTCTTTATTTCTAAATTACCATTACCATTATTATTTTCTTTATTTAAGTTTGTTATTTTTGTAACTCTAGTATTATTAGTATTAAATTTCTTTCTTATTAAGCCAGAATTTGATACGGATAAACAACCACTTTGAGATACAGTAGGTCTTATATATCAACCAGCTAAGTTTAAGATACTTATTGTGTCTTGAAAAGCGATTTTAACGACATTATATATTTCTTTAAGAATTTATTTGATGGTTTTAGTGACAACGATTTTGACATCAACAACAAAACCATTAGATTTGACATTAGCTTTGGAAGATTTAATGTGATCTTTGAAACTAATTAAAATTCCCGTTCATATTATTTCAATTATCATTTCAATGGCATTAAGAATGTTACCAACTTTATTTGAAGAAGCAATGCGAATTAAAAAAGCACAAGCATCAAGAGGAATGGATTCTAAAAATGGTAAATTTAAAGATAAAATTAAATCAATCATTTCTTTAATTATTCCTTTACTAGTATCATCATTTCAAAAAGCTGAGGATATGGCTTATGCAATGGATGTTCGAGGTTATGATCCCCATCAAAAAAGAACAAGATTTCGTCAATATCGGATTGGATTTTTAGACGTATTCATTTTAATTTTAATTTTTAGTTTTTTATCATTAATGGTGGTATTATCTACTAATATTGGTATTGAATGATTAAATAGTTGCGATGTTTGAAAGCCGATGCGTTATGTTGATCAGTTTGTTTGACGATCAATAATATATTAAATAATGGTTTCTTATTTATTATCCATTAGTTATGATGGTAGCAAGTATCGGGGATGGACATGGACCCGTCAAAATAACAAAATTACTGTTGAAGTTCATTAATCGCAGAGTTATTACTAGTGTTTTTAATTGTGAGTTTAAAATTCAAGCAGCAATTCGTACCGATAAAAAAGTTCATAGTTATGACCAAAAAGTTAAATTATCATTTAATATTAGATTAGAACCAAAACAATTACAATGAATTTTAAATAATAAATTACCTAATGATATTTATATTACTAATTGTTTTATTGTTGCTAATGATTTTCATGTGCGAAAAAAATGTGTTTTAAACACATATCATTATCAGATTAATTGTGGGCCTTACAATGTATTTCAACAAAGATATATTTATCAATATAACAAACCGTTACGAAAAATAAATTTACAAAAGATTGCTAAGATTTTTGTTGGGACTTATGATTTTTCTAATTTTTCTTTATTAAAAGATAATGAAACTATTAATCGTGTGCGAAATATTAAGAGTATTAAAATTAAAAAACATCAAGATTTAGTGATAATTATTATTAAAGTCCCAAGCTTTATTCGTCATCAAGTAAGGATGATTGTTGGTAGTATTTTAGCTTGTTATGAAGGGAAAATATCGTTAGCACAGTTGCAAGAAAAATTATTAAATCCTTTAACTTTGAAAACTAAATATCAAGTATCTGGTGTTGGGTTGTACTTAATGAATATTAAGTATTAAATTTTTATTTTAATTTATCTTTAATTAATTTTTTTAAAGTTTATAATTAAGTTTGATAGAAGGTGAAGAAATGATTATTTTAAATGGTATGATAGATGGTAATAGTAGCGGTAGCGTTCAATTCAATGTCAGAAGAAAATAATGAGATGCCAAATTCTAACAAACAACAAGAGCATCATCCAAATGATGGACATGATGACCACAATAATCAAGATATGGAAAATAATAATATGCCAAATGAAAACAGTGAAGAAGATTATGGACGCATAAAGTTTTCTTAGGTAGAAAAATGTTTAAATAATTTTTAATGAAAATCAACGACAATTTAATTATCATTTTATTTAAAAAATAAATAATAAAACAAAATATTTAATATCAACAAACAAAATCTCAATAAAAGGTTATAAAACCTAAAAAAACGCTTATAAAAACAACATCAAAATAAGTTTTTACAACAAAAATCATACATAAGAAATATATACTTAATTTGCATATTGAAATAATTTATAGTAAATGATTGTTTTTTCTTTTTTAAAAAATACCCAAGAAGACTAAATACGATCGAATGCTAATCGTATTATTACCGGTGAAGATGATGAATTGTATGATGAAATTTGTGATTTTGTTATTGCGAATAAAAAGATATTCGCTTCATTAATTCAAAGAAGATTTGGTGTTGGTTATAATCGGGCAGCAAGATTAATTGATAGGTTTAGAAACTAATGATGTTGTTGGGCCGCAAAATGGGTCCAAACCTCGTGAAGTTTTGATTATGAATAAAAGAGTAGGAATTTTGATAATGGCGTGATTTAAACCCTTTTTTTTACAAGAAAAAATTAAAAATTTACCACAAGGTTCGGGATGTTATCAGTTTTATAATGAAACTCAGCAATTAATTTATGTTGGTAAAGCAAAAAATATTCAACATCGGGTAAATAATTATTTTAGTAAAGTTCATAATTTTAAAACTACTAAATTAGTTCGTGAAATTGCTGATGTTGCTTATATTTTAACAATTAATGAAAAAGAAGCATTATTGTTGGAATATAATTTAATTAAAGACAACCGTCCCCGATATAATATTTTATTAAATGATGATAAAACATATCCTTATATTAAAATTACTGATGAAAATAATCCTGAATATCGTTTTGTTCGTAAAGTTAAAAAAGATAATGGTAAATATTATGGTCCTTTTCCTGATGGTTCGGGCGCTAGAGAAGTTTTAAAGATATTGCAACAATTATTTCCTTTGCGAAGATGTAAAGGAAGTTTAGGGGCGTCGTGTTTATATTATCATCTGCAATTATGTTCCGGCGCTTGTTTTAAAGAGGTTCCTTGGGAATATTATGCCTTGATGAAAAAGAAAATTAATGATTTTTTTCAAGGAAAAAATCAAAATATTAAAAATAAAATTATTGAGCGAATGCAACAAGCAGCGATTAATTTACAATATGAAGAAGCACAAAGATTAAAAAATGTCTTAGATAAGTTACAATTATTTATTTCTAATCAATTTGTTCAATTTCCTGATTTTCGTAATCGTGATTTTATTGGTTATGCTATTAAAGATCATAAATTATCAATAACAGCATTATTTTATCGTAATGGACAATTGCTTTCTAAAGATGAACAAATTTTTACTTTATTTAATGATGATTTAACTGATGCAATGAGAAATTATTTACAACAGTTATATACTAATAATATTGTCCCCCAAGAATTATATGTTGCTAATATTGTTTTAGATGATTTAGCAGAAGCATTAAATATTAAAATTATTAATAAGATTAATAAAAAAATGCAAGAAATAATTTCTTTAGCTACTAAGAATGCTCAAGAATTATTAAAGCAACAACTTGTTGATTCCTATCAAATTAAATATCGTTATTATGAGATTGTTGAACAATTAGGAAATATTTTAAAAATCGCGACGCCACAATATATTGAAATTATTGATATTGCTAATTTAGGACATGATAATGTTATTGGTGGGGTTATTGTTTATAAAAATGGTCAAGCAATTAAAAAACTGTTTCGTCGTTATAAAATTCAAATTGAACAACAAGGGGATTATCATTATTTGCAAAATTTAGTTTATCGTCGTTATTGAAAAAAATTAATGAATAAGGAACCAATGCCGGAGTTGATTATTGTTGATGGTGGTAAGTTGCAAATTGATAGTGTGCAGTTGCAATTGAAAAATTTAAATATTAATTTACCAATTGTTGGTCTTGTTAAAAATAGTCATCATAAAACTGATTATTTATTAGATAATAAAGGTTGTCGGTTGGATATTGCTAAAAAGAGTGCTTTATTTCATTGATTAACTAAAGTTCAAGAAGAGGTACATAATTATACAATTTTATTTCATCGTCAACAACAAACTAATTCTTTATTTGTTAATTCGTTAAAAAAAGTTAAAGGATTAGGTGAGTTAACTATTAAAAAGTTATATCAACAGTTTGAAACATTAACAAAAATGAAAGCAGTTTCATTTGCCGAATTAAATGCTATTATTAAAAATAAAACAATAACAAAGGAGTTAATTGCTTATTTAAAAGATAATTAATTTAGAAATTTTGCTCACTAGATCGAAAAAATTTATTGCTAATTTGATGTTAAAATGCTTATATAAAAATATAAGCATTTTTATTTTTACTAAAATAAAAGAAAGATAATATTTTTTTGGATTGGCAACCCTTTTTAGGACAATTTTTATATAGACATTTGTTTTCTAAAAGTAACTGGAGATAAATAATTTAAACTGCCATGTATTCTAAGATTATTGTATCAATTAATGTAATCAAATAATTCAAGTTCTAATTGTGCAAGATCATTGAATTTTCTACCATTAATAAATTCTTTTTTAAAAACTTTATAAGTTGCTTCAGCAACTGCATTATCATAAGGACAACCCTTCGCACTCAATGATCTTTGAATTTTAAATGTAGATAATAATTGATCAATTATATTATTTTTAAACTTATTACCTCGGTTGGTATGAAATATTTCAATTTTTGATAATGGTCTAGTAATTCGCATAATAGCTTGATAAACCAACTCCGTATTTTTATTTGGTCCGGAACTATAACCAACAATCTCGCGATTATACAAATCAATTAGGAGACACGCATAAAATCATTTAAAACCCACTTTATATAAGTTAAGTCACTAACGATAGTTTCATTTATTTTTCTATTATTAAAGTCTCGGTTTACAATGTTATTTACTGGATCATTATTTACTTGAATATTTTTGCATTTAAGTCTTGTTTTTGTGTACTTTGATATCAAATTATTGTTTTTTATAATATTTCTAATTTTGTGTCTAGATAGGTTAATACTTTTATGAGCTAATACTACTTTGATTTTTCGAGCTCCATAGACTTGGTGGATTTCGTTAAATGCACCGATAATTTCTTGATTATAATTATTCACTATTTTCCTTGTGTATTTATTAATTTGATAATAGTAATTGAATTTTGAAATATTTAATAATTTACACATTTTTCTTATTGAATATTTTTTCTTATTGCTATTAATTATTGTTATTTTTTGGCCATTATCAGTGCGGCTTGCTTTAAAATGTCATTTTCCATTTTCAAGTCTTTAAGTTCTTTTCGTAAAGTTATTATTTCATTTTCTTCTAGTTTGCGATTGTCTTTTGCTTTAAATGAACCAGAATTATTATAATTTTTAACTCAACTATAAATAGTTGGTTTTGGTAAATTATATTCTTTCCCTAAATTAATAACACTTTTGCCATTTTTGTATAGCATGACAATTTATTTTTTAAATTCTTCAGAGTATGAGGTTTTATTTCCCGTTTTTATATTCCTTCTTTCTTAATAATTTCGAAGTCTATATAATTATGGTCCAACTTATTGTGGCCTATCCACAGATAATAATATGAAGGAGCATAAAGTTTTGTTAGGTAGGTAAAGATTTAAATAATTTTGAAAAAAACAATCACAATTTAATTATCATTTTATTTAAAAAATAAGTAATAAAACAAAATATTTAACATTAACAAACAAAATCTCAATAAAAGGTTATAAAAAATAAGCAAAATACTTATAAAAAAACATTAAAATAATTTTTTACAACAAAAATCATACATAAGAAATATATACTTAATTTGCATATTGAAATAATTTATAGTAAATGATTATTTTTTATTTTTTAAAAAATATCTAAGAAAAATAAACGCGACCATTAAAATATTATTTAAAATTCTAAAAATATGATAGTATTAGTATATAAAGATATATATATGTAAAGGTGATAAATAAATGAATGTAAACTTATTAAAATTAAACAATATTGTTTTTAATCTTGATGTTAATAGTCAAGATGATGTTTTTAATGAAATTGCTCGTTTAGCTGTTAAAAGCAATATTATTAACAGTCAAGATGATACTATTTTAATTACAGCGCTAAAAGCAAGAGAAGCTTTAGCATCAACGGGAACGGGTGCAGGTTTAGCTATTCCACATGTCCAAAATGATGTCATTAAAAAACCAACAGTAATGTTTTTACGTTTTAAACAAAAAATGGATTGAAAAGCAATTGATGATCAACCTGTACAAATAGCAATTGTTTTACTTGTTCCTAAAATTCAAGCTAGTGATTTACACTTAAATATTTTAAGTTCCATTGCTAAAAGATTATTAGATGAAAAAGTTAAAGAAATTTTAACAAGTAGCCTTAGTAAAGAAGAAATTATTAATGCTTTGTTTTGCGAAGAAACTAAAGAACAAAAGATAGTATCAAAACCAATAAATATTTTAGCCATTACTGCTTGTCCGGTTGGTGTTGCTCATACTTATATTGCTGCTGACAAGTTAAAACAAGCAGCAAAGAAGTTAGGTTATGGCATTAATGTGGAAACTCATGGAGCAGTGGGAGTTAAAAATTCATTTACTAATGAAGATATTACTAATGCTGATGCAGTTTTAATTGCATCTGATATTGGGATTGATTTAAATCGTTTTGCTAATAAAAAAATTTTACAAGTTAAAGTAAGTCAAGCAATTAAAAATCCTGAGCAATTATTAATTGATGCTTTAAATAGTAATAAAGTATTGTCTGCAATTAATTTTAGTACTAAAAATAAACAAGATAGTAATTCTATTTTAAAACACTTTATGACCGGTGTTAGTTATATGGTACCTTTTGTTATTTTGGGAGGAATTTTAGTTGCACTATCTATCAGTTTAGCAAAAATTATTACAGGAAACAATAATGCTACGCCTAATGATATTGAATTTTTAAAATATTTAAATATTATTGGGGCTAGTGCCATGTATTTAATGATTCCCATTTTAGGAGGTTTTATTGCTTATTCAATTGCTGGCAGGGCTGCTTTAGTGCCCGCAATGACAGCATCATTAATAGGAAACGAGGGAAATAATTTTTTTAAGTTTTTTAAAGTAAATATTATTGACTCGGTTACAAATAAACCAATCGATATGGTGCCAATGGGTTTTGTTGGTGCACTAATTGCTGGATTGGTGGCAGGATATTTAGTAAAATGAATTAATTCATGAAAAGTACCACAATCACTATCAGCCGCCATTCCAATTTTTGTTATTCCCATTTTGGTTGGAGGATTGTTATCTTTAATATTTATTTTTGTTATTGGTGCGCCAATTTCTTATGTTATGACTTGAGTGCAGTATGGTTTATCCTGAGTTTATGGTAATCAAAATATTGGTTTAGACATTGCCTTTGGAATGGGGTTATTAATTGGGGCAATGGCGGGATTTGACATTGGTGGTCCAATTAATAAAGTTGCTTTCTTTACTGCTAGTACATTAGTTACAATGAAAATTTATCAACCAATGGGGACAATGGCGGCGGCTATTCCGGTAGCACCACTTGGAATGGGTTTAAGTACAATAATTTTTCGTAAATATTTTGATGCTGAAAGTCGACAAGCAGGAATTGCCTCATTAATTATGGGAACAATTGGCATATCTGAAGGTGCAATTCCCTTTGCAATTAAGGATCCTAAACGAGCTATTATTGCTAATGTTATTGGTTCATCAATTGCTGGCGGAATAGCGGGAATCTTTTCAATTCAAAACTATGCCCAACACGGAGGGCCAATTATGGCATTCCTTGGAGCAGTTCCATATGGGTCACAAACAGCAATTTTTTTAATTATCATTGCTGTTGGAGCCTTAATAACTTGCTTTTCATATGGACTATTACTAATGATAAAAAATAATGAATTAAATTTAAAAAAATATAATTTTATGAAATATATTAATTGATTTAAAAGAGGGAAATAATTAATGTCACAAATTTTAAAATTAAAACCGCAATTTCTTAAAAAAATATGAGGTTCCCATCGCCTTCAAAATTGAGGATATGATATTAATAATAAAACAAAAACGGGGGAAGCTTGAGTAATTAGTGCTTTAGATTCAAATCCTAGTATTATTATTAATGGTTCATTTCAAGGATTAGCGTTAAAAGAGTTTTATGAAAAAAATAAAAATTTATTTAATTTAACTTATAATGAATTTCCATTATTAAGTAAGATTATTACTAGTGATGATTATTTAAGTGTTCAAGTTCATCCCAATGATGAATATGCTAAAGCTCATCATCAAAGTCTAGGAAAAGCAGAGTGTTGATATATTCTTGATTGCCCCCAAAATGCTAAAATTATTTATGGTCATAACGCTAATGATAATCAACAGTTAACAACAATGATTAATGAAAAGCAATGAAAGCATTTTTTAAAAGAAGTTGCCATCGTTCCAGGAGATTTTTTATATGTTCCGCCTGGTAAGGTTCATGCGATAACCCCCGGAGTTACAATTTTTGAATTACAACAATCATCCGACATTACTTATCGTCTTTATGATTTTGATCGTAAAGATGATGAAGGAAATTTACGAGCATTACATTTAAAAGATAGTTTAGCAACAATTACTGTTCCTGATAATAACTTAGATGTTATTCATCGTGAAAATGGATTATTAGTTAATAATGAATATTTTTCATTATATTTAATTAATAATTCATTGCCAACAACTTATGATTTTAATGAAACTAAGTGATTACAATTAACGATTGTTAGTGGGGCGGGAACAATTAATGATGAGCCTTTTAAAATGGGCGAATCAGCAATCATTTTAGATGATAAAATAATGCAATTAGTAATTACAGGAACAATAAAATTACTAGTTAGTTATTGTAGATAAAATTTTAAAAAATAATCAAGTGATTGATTATTTTTTTATTATTCTTTGATATAATAATAATTAAGGAAGGTGCTTAATTATGTAGTTTTCAGTGTTATTTTAGTATCATAGAAACTTTATTAGGAAGGTAATGGTATCGCGTATTTACGATAATAAATAAAAAAGGTCGCGTTTAGTTTTCTTAGGTATTTTTTAAATAAAATGATAATTAAATTGTGATTGTTTTTCTTTCAAAATTATTTAAACCTTTCTTTTCCTGCCTAATAAAATTTTATGCGTCCTGAACGGAGTGTAATGGGTAGTGTTAGAGATGTCGAGGAGTTTATTTTTCATCCCAACGACTTTTAAAAACTTATCAACTGGAACTGGAACAGCAATTATCAAAATTATCAACTCTAATAACAATATAAATAATTATGTATTCAAAAGAATACAAATAGAAAGGAATGATTAATATGAAAAAATTACTTAGTTTATTAAGTACAATAACAATATCAAGTAATGGAATGGAATAGCAGGAATTGTTGGAAATGCATCAGTTTCAGCACCGTCGAAAGAAACTAAAACTGACATTGTCATTATTGATGGTGCACAGAATAAGAATATCAAAAAGATAAATTAAATTTGAATTATTATGGCACTAATGATGTATTTTCAATTAACATTATTCATAATGATAATGTAATTGTTAGTTATTTTGATAAACATTATTTTATAAAAAGTAATGAAATAAATGCTGTTGAAATTCGTAATAATATTTTAAAAGATAAATTGGGTAATGAATATTTTACAGAAAATGGAAAACTATTTATTAATGATAATAGTAATAACAAAACAGAAATAAAAAATATCAATGATGGAATTAAAAATTATATTTTAGATAAACAAAATAACTTATATATTTATACATTAAACAGTAAACTATATTTTTTAGAAAGTGGGAAATTTACTATTAATGAAATAACATCTTTACCTAAAAATAATAATTTTAGTATTAATAAAATTTCCATAGATAAAAGTAATAACTTGTTTGTTGGCACAACACAAGGTGGATTGGCAACCCTTTTTAGGACAATTTTTATATAGACATTTGTTTTCTAAAAGTAACTGGAGATAAATAATTTAAACTGCCATGTATTCTAAGATTATTGTATCAATTAATGTAATCAAATAATTCAAGTTCTAATTGTGCAAGATCATTGAATTTTCTACCATTAATAAATTCTGTTTTAAAAACTTTATAAGTTGCTTCAGCAACTGCATTATCATAAGGATAACCCTTCGTACTCAATGATCTTTGAATTTTAAATGTAGATAATAATTGATCAATTATATTATTTTTAAACTCACTACCTTGGTCGGTATGAAATATTTCAATTTTTGATAATGGTCTAGTAATTCGCATAATAGCTTGATAAACCAACTCCGTATTTTTATTTGGTTCGGAACTATAACCAACAATCTCGCGATTATACAAATCAATTAGGAGACATACATAAAATCATTTAAAACCCACTTTTATATAAGTTAAGTCACTAACGATAATTTCATTTATTTTTCTATTATTAAAGTCTCGGTTTACAATGTTATTTACTGGATCATTATTTACTTGAATATTTTTGCATTTAAGTCTTGTTTTTGTGTGCTTTGATATCAAATTATTGTTTTTTATAATATTTCTAATTTTGTGTTTAGATAGGTTAATACTTTTATGAGCTAATACTACTTTGATTTTTCGAGCTCCATAGACTTGGCGGATTTCGTTAAATGCACCGATAATTTCTTGATTATAATTATTCACTATTTTCCTTGTGTATTTATTAATTTGATAATAGTAATTGGATTTTGAAATATTTAATAATTTACACATTTTTCTTATTGAATATTTTTTCTTATTGCTATTAATTATTGTTATTTTTTGGCCATTATCAGTGCGGCTTGCTTTAAAATGTCATTTTCCATTTTCAAGTCTTTAAGTTCTTTTCGTAAAGTTATTATTTCATTTTCTTCTAGTTTGCGATTGTCTTTTGCTTTAAATGAACCAGAATTATTATAATTTTTAACTCAACTATAAATAGTTGGTTTTGGTAAATTATATTCTTTCCCTAAATTAATAACACTTTTGCCATTTTTGTATAGCATGACAATTTGTTTTTTAAATTCTTCAGAGTATGAGGTTTTATTTCCCATTTTTATATTCCTTCTTTCTTAATAATTTCGAAGTCTATATAATTATGGTCCAACTTATTGTAGCCTATCCAAACAACTGCTAATAAAATAAATGAATTAAATAGTAAAATAAGTTCAATAGATTTACAAAAAGAAAAAATTTACATTAATAGTCATAAAAAACTTTATTATTTAAACTATAATGATTTTAAATTAAATTCAATAAATACTTTTTATGCCATGGATATAACAAAATTTGATAGCAAAGGAAATATTTTTTACAGTATAGATAAAGATGTTTTTGGGACTGTACAATTAACTGTGTCTCTAAGTAATTAACTTAAATTCACTCTGTCCTCAAATTTTATCATTAAATGTGAAATTGCACTACCCCAATTTTGAATTGGCATCGTTCATTTCTTAACCATATTTTGAAATGCTAAATAAAATATTTTAAAAACTGATGCGTCATTAGGAAAAATCTTTTTATTCTTAATTACTTTTCTTAGTTGACTATTAATAGATTCAATCGCATTAGTTGTGTAAATAATCCTTCTAAATTCCCGGGGATATTCAAGAAAAATTATTAAATTATTTCAGTTATTTTTTCATGATTTAGTAATTTGTCGATACTTTTTATTTCATTTTTCTGAAAAATGATCTAAAGCAACTAACGTTATTTCTTCATTAATTGCTGTATAAATTGATTTTAAATCATTAGCTACAAATTTGCGATCTTTGTAAGGAACAAATTTTAAACTATTACGAATTTGATGAACAATGCATAATTGGTGCTGTGTTTTTGGGAACACAGCTTCTATTGCATCGGACACGGACATCCCAGTTAAATTATCATTACAAGCAACAAGAATATCTTGTAAGCCACGATTTTTCATTTCCGCAAGGAATTTATTTTATTAAGTCAAAATTTGGCTCCCTCATTTTCACTAATTCACATTCCTAAAATATTTTTTAAACCATCTAAATTAATTCCTATCCTAAGGCAAGATAAACTGCTTTATTTATTATTCGTTTATCTTGCTTTACTTTAACAACAATACAATCAAAATAAACAATCGGATAAATCTTCTCTAAAGGTTTAGTTTGTCACACTTTAACTTCTTCAATAACATCATCAGTTATTTGACTAATTAAACTTTCTGAAATTTCTGTTCCATGATAGAATTATTGCAATTGTGCTTTGATATCAGAAATTGTCATTCCTCTTGCATATAAAGAAATTACTTTTTGATCAAAGTTATCAAATTTTCTTTGTCTTTT from Spiroplasma endosymbiont of Agriotes lineatus includes these protein-coding regions:
- the uvrC gene encoding excinuclease ABC subunit UvrC; the protein is MIGLETNDVVGPQNGSKPREVLIMNKRVGILIMAWFKPFFLQEKIKNLPQGSGCYQFYNETQQLIYVGKAKNIQHRVNNYFSKVHNFKTTKLVREIADVAYILTINEKEALLLEYNLIKDNRPRYNILLNDDKTYPYIKITDENNPEYRFVRKVKKDNGKYYGPFPDGSGAREVLKILQQLFPLRRCKGSLGASCLYYHLQLCSGACFKEVPWEYYALMKKKINDFFQGKNQNIKNKIIERMQQAAINLQYEEAQRLKNVLDKLQLFISNQFVQFPDFRNRDFIGYAIKDHKLSITALFYRNGQLLSKDEQIFTLFNDDLTDAMRNYLQQLYTNNIVPQELYVANIVLDDLAEALNIKIINKINKKMQEIISLATKNAQELLKQQLVDSYQIKYRYYEIVEQLGNILKIATPQYIEIIDIANLGHDNVIGGVIVYKNGQAIKKLFRRYKIQIEQQGDYHYLQNLVYRRYWKKLMNKEPMPELIIVDGGKLQIDSVQLQLKNLNINLPIVGLVKNSHHKTDYLLDNKGCRLDIAKKSALFHWLTKVQEEVHNYTILFHRQQQTNSLFVNSLKKVKGLGELTIKKLYQQFETLTKMKAVSFAELNAIIKNKTITKELIAYLKDN
- a CDS encoding energy-coupling factor transporter ATPase encodes the protein MSKKLIIDNPSNLIKFNNVSYIYAPKSPFQFQALKNVNVWIKDHIITAIIGSTGSGKSTLIQHINGLLIPTVGQVIVGDFLIKAKQRKVKNQKLLRKSVGLVFQFPEYQLFEETIEKDIMFGPLNFGVKKDEARLKAAKYLKLVGLGQEYLTRSPFDLSGGQKRRVAIAGILAIEGHTLILDEPTAGLDPDGEEELMKLFFKFNKQNKKRIILVTHNMDHVLQYADEVVVLKNGQLYHQSVPVSLFANVRLIKEINIEPPKIFRFLQKLKDNGFDISGINARTVEDLVTQLAQRINSK
- a CDS encoding energy-coupling factor transporter transmembrane protein EcfT, producing the protein MNISFGRYLPYNSLIHRLDPRIKMLSIIALIATVFISTGFTGYILTGTVIISIFFISKLPLPLLFSLFKFVIFVTLVLLVLNFFLIKPEFDTDKQPLWDTVGLIYQPAKFKILIVSWKAILTTLYISLRIYLMVLVTTILTSTTKPLDLTLALEDLMWSLKLIKIPVHIISIIISMALRMLPTLFEEAMRIKKAQASRGMDSKNGKFKDKIKSIISLIIPLLVSSFQKAEDMAYAMDVRGYDPHQKRTRFRQYRIGFLDVFILILIFSFLSLMVVLSTNIGIEWLNSCDVWKPMRYVDQFVWRSIIY
- a CDS encoding DNA translocase FtsK is translated as MYDEICDFVIANKKIFASLIQRRFGVGYNRAARLIDRFRN
- a CDS encoding energy-coupling factor transporter ATPase — protein: MRKKKKAHEKLETLTRKNNIALKVQDIEFKYRTNYPNAVDGVSFIINHGEYATIIGHNGSGKSTLSKIIIGVLKAQKGSIEVFGNLVTKENSQLISRKLGIVFQNPDNQFIGSTVRDDIAFGLENKCIDPKLMPDIITKYSQMVGMESYLDHEPLLLSGGQKQRVAIASALALTPKLIIFDEATSMLDPKGKREVKEIIVQLKKSREKTIISITHDMDEIINADKVLVMNKGKVVRFGKPEEILKEVDFLRSIHLDIPFILKVSYGLKKYGVNIEETLYEEELVQQICQKN